A part of Desulfotomaculum sp. genomic DNA contains:
- a CDS encoding phosphoribosylformylglycinamidine cyclo-ligase — protein MKEKDGLTYSDAGVDIESGNKAVELMRQVVRSTWRPEVIGDLGGFSGLFSIDKDRYKQPVLVSGTDGVGTKLKVAMLMQKHDTVGIDLVAMCVNDIATSGAEPLFFLDYLAAGRLVPEKAAAIVAGIADGCRQAGCALIGGETAEMPGFYGQDEYDLAGFAVGIVEKERIIDGSRIQPGDCLIGLSSSGLHSNGYSLARRVLLEVSGFGIADFIPELGRSLGEEMLEPTRIYVNILKKLNNNFDLLGIAHITGGGLTENIPRLLPPGTAVLIDPTSWPFAPVFLLIRQIGRIEGKEMFRTFNMGLGLVFFLPSKQAGACLDFLKDTGEKAYLIGQAVKGEKGIEYSPGLNF, from the coding sequence ATGAAAGAAAAAGATGGTTTAACCTATTCAGACGCCGGTGTTGACATTGAATCAGGCAACAAAGCTGTTGAATTAATGCGGCAGGTTGTCCGGAGCACATGGAGACCGGAAGTGATTGGAGATTTGGGCGGTTTCAGCGGTCTTTTTTCAATTGATAAAGACAGATATAAACAACCTGTTCTTGTTTCCGGAACCGATGGCGTAGGTACGAAGTTAAAAGTAGCCATGCTGATGCAAAAGCATGATACTGTAGGCATCGATCTTGTAGCTATGTGCGTTAACGATATTGCCACATCCGGAGCAGAGCCACTTTTTTTCCTTGATTACCTGGCGGCGGGCAGGCTGGTACCGGAGAAAGCGGCTGCGATCGTTGCGGGAATAGCGGATGGCTGCCGGCAGGCGGGATGTGCCCTTATTGGCGGTGAAACAGCAGAAATGCCGGGTTTTTACGGTCAGGACGAATATGACCTGGCCGGTTTTGCAGTAGGAATTGTAGAAAAAGAACGGATTATTGACGGTTCCAGGATACAACCGGGTGATTGCCTAATCGGTCTTTCTTCTTCGGGATTGCACAGTAACGGCTATTCTCTCGCCCGGCGTGTCCTTCTTGAGGTGTCCGGTTTTGGGATTGCTGATTTTATCCCGGAACTTGGGCGATCCCTGGGCGAGGAAATGTTGGAGCCAACCCGGATCTATGTAAACATATTGAAAAAACTGAATAACAATTTTGATCTTCTTGGGATTGCCCATATTACAGGGGGCGGCCTGACGGAAAATATCCCGCGGCTGCTGCCTCCGGGAACTGCTGTTCTTATAGACCCAACATCGTGGCCTTTTGCTCCCGTTTTTTTATTGATTAGACAGATTGGGCGGATTGAAGGCAAAGAAATGTTCAGAACATTTAATATGGGCCTGGGTCTGGTTTTTTTCCTTCCCTCAAAACAAGCCGGGGCATGCCTGGATTTTCTGAAAGATACAGGTGAAAAAGCTTATTTGATTGGCCAGGCTGTTAAAGGGGAAAAAGGCATAGAATATTCACCAGGTTTGAACTTTTAA
- a CDS encoding phosphoribosylglycinamide formyltransferase, which yields MVLKIGVLVSGRGSNLQAIMGACDEGKIPARVVVVISDVGDALALERARSKGIDAVHVDYQGFSGKTEYEQVVAGVLKDHHVELVCLAGYMRIVGRGLLDAFPNRIINIHPALLPSFPGLDAQRQAFEYGVRFSGCTVHFIDERVDSGPIILQAVVPVQQSDTPEILAQRILAEEHRIYPEAIGLFAGGKLKIEGRKVVLG from the coding sequence ATGGTTTTAAAGATTGGTGTTTTGGTTTCGGGCCGGGGGTCTAACCTGCAGGCAATCATGGGTGCCTGCGATGAGGGAAAAATCCCGGCGCGGGTAGTTGTTGTGATTAGCGATGTTGGCGATGCGCTGGCTCTAGAACGGGCACGCTCAAAAGGGATAGACGCCGTACATGTAGATTATCAAGGTTTTAGCGGCAAAACGGAATACGAACAGGTTGTCGCAGGCGTCTTGAAAGACCACCATGTTGAACTTGTTTGCCTGGCCGGTTACATGCGTATTGTGGGCAGGGGTCTTTTAGACGCTTTTCCGAACAGGATAATAAACATTCACCCGGCGTTGCTGCCGTCGTTTCCCGGCCTGGATGCGCAAAGGCAGGCTTTTGAGTATGGAGTGCGTTTCAGCGGCTGCACAGTCCACTTTATAGATGAAAGGGTTGACAGCGGCCCGATAATTTTACAGGCGGTAGTGCCTGTTCAGCAGAGTGACACGCCGGAAATATTGGCCCAGCGCATACTGGCTGAAGAACACCGTATTTATCCTGAGGCGATCGGCCTTTTTGCCGGGGGAAAGCTTAAAATAGAAGGCAGAAAAGTTGTGCTTGGCTGA